In a genomic window of Allomeiothermus silvanus DSM 9946:
- the cas5e gene encoding type I-E CRISPR-associated protein Cas5/CasD, translated as MPTLLLRLAGPMQSWGTKSRFDERDTDLSPSKSGVIGLLCAAMGIDREKREPVLQLADLRMGVRLDQPGVLRYDYQTAQNVIAADASKVHPTTVSRRYYLADAVFLVGLEGEDRRLLECAHQALKNPVWPLFLGRKGYVPSPGVYLKDGLRDEPLQEALKNYRFLGRDWPEDEEGKDLESARLPVMLENRDSSEGSLRMDQPLGSFAERRFGARFVVPDFVEVKRVSEPTPA; from the coding sequence ATGCCCACCCTACTCTTGCGTCTAGCAGGCCCCATGCAGTCTTGGGGCACCAAGAGCCGCTTCGACGAGCGGGACACCGATCTTTCGCCTTCCAAAAGCGGGGTGATTGGCCTGCTGTGCGCGGCGATGGGCATAGACCGTGAGAAGCGCGAGCCGGTGCTGCAACTCGCAGATTTGCGCATGGGGGTGCGGTTGGATCAGCCAGGGGTGCTGCGCTACGACTACCAGACCGCCCAGAACGTGATCGCTGCCGATGCGTCCAAGGTGCACCCCACCACCGTCTCGAGGCGCTACTACCTAGCCGACGCCGTCTTCCTGGTGGGGCTCGAGGGGGAGGATCGGAGGCTGCTCGAGTGCGCTCACCAGGCGCTCAAAAATCCGGTTTGGCCGCTTTTCCTCGGAAGAAAAGGCTACGTTCCGAGCCCAGGGGTATATCTCAAAGACGGCTTGCGGGACGAGCCTTTGCAAGAAGCGCTCAAGAACTACCGCTTTCTCGGGCGTGATTGGCCCGAGGACGAGGAAGGAAAAGACCTCGAGTCGGCCAGACTGCCGGTGATGCTCGAAAATCGGGACTCGAGCGAAGGCTCATTGCGCATGGATCAGCCCCTCGGCTCGTTTGCCGAGCGCCGCTTTGGGGCCCGCTTCGTGGTTCCGGATTTTGTGGAGGTGAAGCGTGTATCTGAGCCGACTCCTGCTTGA
- the cas2e gene encoding type I-E CRISPR-associated endoribonuclease Cas2e encodes MVVIILEKVPKTLRGELSRWMLEVGTGVFVGSVSALVRDLLWEKCVAKKTAGRCCLLYRTNNEQGFAVRTHGDTTRTLVDFDGLTLVAVKNAEWERMHRKTKRKRPGENLDNQTRDCDTSGGSSG; translated from the coding sequence ATGGTAGTGATCATCCTGGAGAAGGTGCCCAAGACCCTGAGGGGTGAACTTTCGCGCTGGATGCTCGAGGTTGGCACCGGGGTATTCGTGGGCAGTGTTTCGGCTTTGGTACGCGATTTACTATGGGAGAAGTGTGTAGCGAAGAAAACCGCTGGTCGCTGCTGCTTGCTCTACCGTACCAACAACGAGCAAGGTTTCGCTGTTCGAACCCATGGTGACACTACTCGTACTCTAGTAGACTTTGATGGGCTGACCCTGGTAGCTGTGAAGAACGCCGAGTGGGAGCGTATGCACCGGAAGACCAAGAGAAAACGACCAGGGGAGAATCTTGACAATCAAACTCGGGATTGTGACACTTCCGGGGGGTCTAGCGGCTAG
- the cas7e gene encoding type I-E CRISPR-associated protein Cas7/Cse4/CasC translates to MKHLLEIHILQNFAPSNLNRDDTGSPKDAIFGGVRRGRISSQCLKRAAREYVRDHPGGLPQEALALRTKRLVQALVEQLKAKGRDEEEARQKVEQALGGMGLKVDAEGKTQYLLFLGKQEVARIADLIEQHWDGLVAPQAEEEGGKKKAREAKKAAKEAVPDEIKKALGSVLDGGKALDVALFGRMLADLPEKNQDAACQVAHAISTHAVEREFDFYTAVDDLKPDDNAGADMLGTVEFNSACFYRYAAIDLEKLRANLQGDAELMLKSLEAFLRAMVKAKPSGKQNSFAAHNDPEYVVFTVRQEADPRNLANAFEKPIRPNKEKSLTEASLEQLEAKWQKLSEAYDQNGEAWVLNLTEVKSQIGTPVKNLGELVAKALEKVRANMGV, encoded by the coding sequence ATGAAACACCTGCTCGAGATCCACATCTTGCAAAACTTTGCCCCCAGCAACCTCAACCGCGACGATACCGGTTCTCCCAAGGACGCCATTTTTGGCGGGGTGCGCCGGGGGCGCATCAGCAGCCAGTGCCTCAAGCGGGCCGCGCGGGAGTATGTGCGCGATCACCCGGGCGGCCTGCCTCAGGAGGCGCTGGCTTTGCGCACCAAGCGGCTGGTGCAAGCATTGGTAGAACAGCTTAAGGCCAAGGGCCGGGACGAGGAGGAAGCCCGGCAGAAAGTAGAGCAAGCCTTAGGTGGGATGGGCCTGAAGGTAGATGCAGAGGGCAAAACCCAGTACCTGCTGTTCTTGGGCAAGCAAGAGGTAGCGAGAATTGCCGACCTTATCGAACAGCACTGGGATGGCCTGGTGGCCCCCCAAGCCGAGGAGGAGGGGGGTAAAAAGAAAGCCAGGGAAGCTAAGAAAGCTGCCAAGGAAGCCGTCCCTGACGAGATCAAAAAAGCTTTGGGCAGTGTGCTGGATGGGGGCAAGGCCCTGGATGTAGCGCTCTTTGGCCGCATGCTGGCCGATTTGCCTGAGAAGAACCAGGACGCCGCCTGCCAGGTAGCCCACGCCATCTCCACCCACGCCGTCGAGCGCGAGTTCGACTTCTACACCGCCGTGGACGACCTCAAACCTGACGACAACGCCGGGGCGGACATGCTGGGCACGGTAGAGTTCAACTCGGCCTGCTTCTACCGTTATGCGGCCATAGACCTCGAGAAGCTACGTGCGAACCTCCAGGGCGATGCCGAGCTGATGCTTAAGAGCCTCGAGGCTTTCCTCAGGGCCATGGTCAAGGCCAAGCCCAGCGGAAAGCAAAACTCCTTCGCCGCCCACAATGACCCGGAGTACGTCGTTTTCACCGTGCGCCAGGAGGCCGACCCGCGCAACCTGGCCAACGCCTTTGAGAAGCCGATTCGTCCTAACAAGGAGAAGAGCCTCACCGAGGCTTCGCTGGAGCAGCTCGAGGCCAAGTGGCAGAAACTCTCCGAGGCCTACGACCAAAATGGAGAGGCCTGGGTACTCAACCTGACCGAGGTAAAAAGCCAAATCGGCACACCTGTCAAAAACCTGGGCGAACTCGTCGCAAAGGCGCTGGAAAAGGTCAGGGCTAACATGGGGGTCTGA
- the cas6e gene encoding type I-E CRISPR-associated protein Cas6/Cse3/CasE — protein MYLSRLLLDPRHKQARTDLANPYQMHATLCHAFAEPEQTPPRFLWRAEEGKTPTVLVQSIETPNWEKLTQRFPGYFSQRPESKPIPLEHLQSGQVLRFRLRANPTVTRKDPQNPQKSKRHGLKEVEEQLEWLSRQGRKGGFAVLGAMVAQSERVKMFKHTGGSPIVLQSVLYDGHLRITDLEAFKNTLTGGLGHAKALGFGLLSIARG, from the coding sequence GTGTATCTGAGCCGACTCCTGCTTGACCCCCGTCACAAGCAAGCCCGCACCGACCTCGCCAACCCCTACCAGATGCACGCCACCCTCTGCCACGCCTTTGCCGAACCCGAGCAAACCCCACCGCGCTTTCTATGGCGGGCCGAAGAGGGCAAAACCCCGACGGTGCTGGTGCAGAGCATTGAAACGCCGAACTGGGAAAAACTGACGCAGCGTTTCCCCGGCTACTTTTCTCAAAGGCCAGAGTCCAAGCCGATCCCCCTCGAGCACCTCCAGAGCGGCCAGGTGCTGCGCTTCCGCCTGCGGGCCAACCCCACCGTCACCCGCAAGGACCCCCAGAACCCCCAAAAAAGTAAACGGCACGGCTTGAAGGAGGTCGAAGAACAGCTCGAGTGGCTCTCGCGCCAGGGCAGGAAGGGCGGCTTCGCCGTGCTCGGGGCGATGGTGGCCCAGAGCGAGCGGGTGAAGATGTTCAAGCACACCGGAGGTAGCCCCATCGTGCTTCAGTCCGTACTCTACGATGGCCACCTCAGGATCACCGACCTCGAGGCTTTCAAAAACACCCTCACCGGCGGCCTGGGCCACGCAAAAGCTCTTGGTTTCGGCCTCCTGTCCATCGCCAGGGGGTGA
- a CDS encoding DUF2939 domain-containing protein: MNTESQEKSTPTPKKPLLFLAVLAGLLLLLAYAWFSPYLTLRGIQQSIQRNNPSALERYIDFPRVRESLRADLNRMLVEQASQDQTGFGALGLLFVAPLIDQLVSVLVTPEGLASIGTGQEPQKGDLGAVRDWRLKREGFSRALLHPKDNPNEGLLMERRGLGWKVVRLQVNTLPK, translated from the coding sequence ATGAACACCGAAAGCCAAGAAAAATCCACCCCCACCCCCAAGAAGCCGCTGCTCTTTTTGGCCGTATTGGCTGGATTGTTACTGCTGCTGGCTTACGCCTGGTTTTCGCCCTACCTGACGCTTAGGGGCATCCAGCAGTCCATTCAGCGCAACAACCCTTCGGCGCTCGAGCGCTACATTGATTTTCCCCGTGTGCGTGAAAGCCTCAGGGCTGACCTAAACCGCATGTTGGTAGAGCAGGCCAGCCAAGACCAGACCGGATTTGGGGCGCTGGGTCTGCTGTTTGTGGCCCCGCTGATAGATCAGTTGGTAAGCGTGCTTGTCACCCCCGAAGGCCTGGCCAGCATCGGCACCGGCCAGGAGCCGCAGAAGGGCGACCTCGGGGCGGTTCGCGACTGGCGCCTCAAGCGAGAGGGATTTTCCCGAGCTTTGCTGCATCCCAAAGATAACCCTAACGAGGGGCTCCTGATGGAACGACGGGGCCTGGGCTGGAAAGTTGTACGGCTACAGGTCAACACCCTGCCCAAATAG
- a CDS encoding polyphosphate kinase yields MAPPLRISQEAAWLQFNRRVLLQTERPDFPVLERLRFLEIWAANLDEFFSARISRAFLEERGSEGYQALLLEAKSQADFAEDCYRRFLPELEPLGMRVLPPDKLSKAELRYFGAYLAEEVAPKTDLIQPEGLADLSSRALYFASGEGLLQTLIRLPESIPRLLPIPGREGSFVRLGELVRHRNDLFLPYPAKLYELRVIRLASLERSRVDWDELPEALEARLDGKVSHLEVEEDFPPHWAEAIREALGLAAEEVFRLAPPLDLRFVNILVAAGPAKERFAPRPPEKPRRFIKNPWTTLDEQDLLLYHPYQDYRAVEAFAWAAANDPKVEAIRATLYRLGRENGVAEALISAAKAGKDVAVLLEARARFDELLNLYWSLRFRKAGVRVLPLPAKKVHAKALWVRRGRRAYAHLGTGNYNALNGSLYTDLSLFTANPKVTKEVAAFFRALEARHAPAPTLIKTGPAIREALLEAIQGEAHKKGQIILKFNHLTDPTILAALEEAAEKGARVDLIVRSTLTLLHPKFHARSLVGRYLEHARVAAFKNKGKWTVWAGSADLMPRNLDRRYELFFPVLDPEAKRQVLRLLKSQLKDDVNTFILYHDGSQKALWKGKHNAQQL; encoded by the coding sequence ATGGCCCCACCGCTGCGCATATCACAAGAGGCCGCCTGGCTCCAGTTCAACCGGCGGGTGTTGCTGCAAACCGAGCGTCCCGACTTCCCAGTGCTGGAACGCTTGCGTTTTTTGGAGATCTGGGCGGCTAACCTGGACGAGTTTTTCTCCGCCCGGATCTCTCGAGCCTTCCTGGAGGAACGGGGCAGTGAAGGATACCAGGCCCTTCTGCTGGAGGCCAAATCCCAGGCCGACTTCGCCGAGGATTGCTACCGGCGCTTCTTGCCAGAACTCGAGCCCTTAGGAATGCGGGTACTCCCTCCTGACAAGCTCAGCAAGGCCGAGCTGCGCTATTTTGGGGCGTACCTGGCAGAGGAAGTAGCTCCCAAGACCGACCTCATCCAGCCCGAGGGCCTGGCTGATCTCTCCAGCCGGGCGCTATATTTCGCCAGCGGAGAAGGCTTGCTGCAAACGTTGATCCGCCTTCCCGAGAGCATCCCCCGCCTGCTGCCAATCCCTGGGCGCGAGGGCAGCTTCGTGCGGTTGGGGGAGCTGGTGCGCCACCGCAACGACTTATTCTTGCCCTATCCCGCCAAGCTGTACGAGCTACGGGTGATTCGTTTGGCTTCCCTCGAGCGCAGCCGGGTGGATTGGGATGAGTTACCTGAAGCCCTAGAAGCCCGTCTAGACGGCAAGGTGAGCCACCTCGAGGTCGAGGAGGATTTCCCTCCCCACTGGGCCGAAGCCATTCGGGAGGCTCTGGGACTGGCCGCCGAAGAGGTATTCCGCCTGGCCCCTCCGCTTGACTTGCGCTTTGTCAACATCTTGGTAGCCGCCGGACCCGCCAAAGAGCGTTTCGCCCCGCGACCACCCGAGAAACCCCGCCGCTTTATAAAAAACCCCTGGACTACGCTCGATGAGCAGGATTTGCTGCTATATCACCCTTACCAAGACTACCGGGCGGTAGAGGCTTTTGCGTGGGCTGCGGCCAATGATCCCAAGGTAGAAGCCATACGGGCCACCTTATACCGCCTGGGGAGGGAAAACGGGGTTGCCGAGGCCTTGATATCGGCTGCTAAAGCGGGGAAGGACGTGGCAGTGCTGTTGGAGGCGCGAGCACGCTTTGACGAACTGTTGAACCTCTACTGGAGTTTGCGCTTTAGGAAAGCGGGGGTACGGGTATTGCCCCTACCCGCTAAAAAGGTTCACGCCAAAGCTCTATGGGTACGGCGAGGCCGTAGGGCCTATGCCCACCTGGGTACCGGCAACTATAACGCCCTCAACGGCTCGCTGTACACCGACTTGTCTCTATTTACCGCCAACCCTAAGGTAACTAAAGAAGTAGCCGCGTTCTTCCGGGCGTTAGAAGCCCGCCACGCACCAGCACCTACCCTTATCAAAACCGGTCCGGCCATCCGCGAAGCCCTCCTCGAGGCCATCCAGGGAGAGGCCCACAAAAAGGGGCAGATCATCCTCAAGTTCAATCATCTCACCGATCCCACCATCCTGGCTGCGCTCGAGGAAGCCGCCGAGAAAGGAGCGCGGGTAGACCTGATCGTGCGCAGCACTCTCACCCTGCTCCACCCCAAGTTCCACGCCCGCAGCCTGGTAGGGCGCTACCTAGAGCACGCCCGGGTAGCGGCTTTCAAAAACAAGGGCAAGTGGACGGTTTGGGCCGGGAGCGCCGACCTCATGCCGCGCAACCTGGACCGCCGCTACGAGCTATTCTTTCCAGTACTCGACCCGGAAGCCAAGCGCCAGGTCTTGCGGCTGCTTAAAAGCCAGCTAAAGGATGACGTGAACACTTTTATCTTGTACCACGACGGCTCACAAAAAGCCTTGTGGAAAGGTAAGCACAATGCCCAGCAGCTATGA
- a CDS encoding phosphoribosylanthranilate isomerase yields MTRAKICGITRPEDALLAERLGAWAVGFILVPGTKRYRPPEHARRISEQLGPFICRVGVFQDSPPEAVLAHMAQAKLQVVQFHGFEPPAWAEEVRRHYPLIKAFKLSGPADAAMLEQALTYPCDALMLDGVNPGSGQGYPLAWLEPFLGHPRLIVAGGLNPENLPSVLALQPYAVDVSSGVEESPGVKDGQKVRSFLDVVSRSAQL; encoded by the coding sequence GTGACAAGAGCAAAAATCTGCGGCATCACCCGCCCCGAAGACGCCTTGCTGGCCGAGCGGCTGGGGGCTTGGGCAGTGGGGTTTATCTTGGTTCCGGGTACCAAACGCTACCGCCCGCCCGAGCACGCCCGCCGGATCAGCGAGCAACTGGGACCTTTTATCTGCCGGGTCGGGGTGTTCCAAGATTCCCCGCCCGAGGCGGTACTCGCTCACATGGCGCAGGCCAAGCTCCAAGTTGTCCAGTTCCACGGCTTTGAGCCCCCGGCGTGGGCCGAGGAGGTGCGTCGCCACTATCCACTCATCAAAGCTTTCAAACTGAGCGGACCCGCCGATGCGGCCATGCTCGAGCAAGCCCTGACTTATCCCTGCGACGCTTTGATGCTAGACGGGGTCAACCCCGGGAGTGGGCAGGGATACCCGCTCGCGTGGCTGGAGCCCTTCCTAGGGCATCCCCGGCTCATCGTAGCCGGTGGGCTGAACCCAGAGAATTTGCCTTCGGTACTGGCTTTGCAGCCCTATGCAGTGGATGTCTCGAGCGGGGTTGAGGAGAGCCCTGGGGTCAAAGATGGTCAGAAAGTCAGGAGTTTCCTGGATGTGGTTTCAAGATCAGCTCAGCTGTGA
- a CDS encoding integrase core domain-containing protein, translating to MQFTTVGREIWRGARQAQRLAEANASDPEVQERLRKLRLVKALRESKKSWKEIQDLVGISRATYHRWQKALKEKGLAGLKPRSRRPKHLRTKVHWTPGLLIRIETLRKENPTWGRWSIWLTLRKEGFQMSERTVGRILAYLEKHRRIESVAGYLARTQRGKLKRRVNRPYAKRKPRGYEARAPGDLVQVDTLTLTLGPGSMVKHFSAIDLHSRFVLAEVHSRATAKLSEGFLSLLLARAPFPIRAIQVDGGSEFMAEFEEACCALGIALFVLPPRSPKLNGHVERMQRTFKEEFYTRPLPTPLSELQAELDTYLDYYNRRRPHMALGGLAPLEFLAKMQEESVPQRVSNVLTDYRVLLRWSFWLRCKRSRFLKESQMC from the coding sequence GTGCAGTTTACCACCGTTGGCCGAGAGATATGGAGAGGCGCTAGACAAGCACAGAGGCTGGCCGAGGCCAACGCAAGCGACCCAGAGGTCCAGGAACGTCTGCGCAAGCTCCGACTGGTCAAAGCCCTGCGTGAAAGTAAAAAGAGCTGGAAGGAGATCCAGGACCTGGTCGGGATCAGCCGGGCCACCTACCACCGCTGGCAAAAAGCCCTAAAAGAAAAGGGCCTGGCTGGACTCAAACCCCGCTCCCGCCGCCCTAAGCACCTGCGCACAAAGGTCCACTGGACCCCAGGGCTGCTCATTAGAATAGAAACTCTCCGCAAGGAAAACCCCACCTGGGGACGCTGGTCCATCTGGCTTACCCTCCGCAAGGAGGGTTTCCAGATGAGCGAACGCACGGTGGGGCGCATCCTGGCCTACCTGGAGAAGCACCGACGTATCGAGAGCGTGGCCGGCTACCTGGCCCGGACTCAAAGAGGGAAGCTAAAGCGAAGGGTAAACCGGCCCTACGCCAAAAGGAAGCCCCGAGGATACGAGGCCAGGGCTCCTGGGGACCTGGTCCAGGTGGACACCCTCACCCTGACCTTAGGACCGGGAAGCATGGTCAAGCACTTCTCGGCGATTGACCTCCATAGCCGGTTTGTCCTGGCGGAGGTGCACAGCCGGGCCACGGCTAAGCTTTCTGAGGGGTTCTTGTCCTTGCTTCTGGCCAGGGCCCCTTTTCCCATCCGGGCCATCCAGGTGGATGGGGGCAGCGAGTTCATGGCCGAGTTTGAGGAGGCCTGCTGTGCTCTGGGGATTGCCTTGTTTGTGCTACCGCCGAGGAGTCCTAAACTCAATGGTCACGTGGAGCGGATGCAGCGGACCTTCAAGGAGGAGTTCTACACCCGGCCTTTGCCCACCCCGCTCAGCGAGCTGCAGGCAGAGCTGGATACCTACCTGGACTACTACAACCGCCGAAGGCCTCACATGGCCCTGGGGGGTCTTGCTCCGCTGGAGTTTTTGGCTAAGATGCAAGAGGAGTCGGTTCCTCAAAGAGTCTCAAATGTGTTGACCGATTACAGGGTCTTGCTCCGCTGGAGTTTTTGGCTAAGATGCAAGAGGAGTCGGTTCCTCAAAGAGTCTCAAATGTGTTGA
- the cas1e gene encoding type I-E CRISPR-associated endonuclease Cas1e, producing MPRKRGDGPYETRNLQELPKFRDGLSYIYLEHGRIEQQDQAVAYYSQEGVVSIPAAALGVLLLGPGTAITHAAIRQLANNGCSVFWVGEEMVRFYASGMGETRSSANLMRQAQAWANPEAHLEVVKRLYRMRFPEPLSPELSLEQIRGLEGVRVRDTYARWSRETGVEWKGRNYNRGNWAEADPINRALSAGAACLYGLAHAAIVSAGYSPALGFIHTGKQLSFVYDMADIYKAETLIPTAFRVVAESDVGVERRVRCTLRDQLREVRLLERIVSDLHSLFDALDVPDPYAADAASPGELWDPSGPVPGGIAYGSDHPGEGAQDPEG from the coding sequence ATTCCCCGCAAGCGTGGGGATGGACCCTACGAGACCCGCAACCTTCAGGAGCTGCCCAAGTTCCGCGATGGGCTTTCATACATCTACCTCGAGCATGGGCGCATCGAGCAGCAGGATCAGGCAGTGGCCTATTACAGCCAAGAAGGGGTGGTGTCTATTCCTGCTGCTGCGCTGGGGGTATTGCTCCTGGGCCCAGGCACGGCTATCACCCACGCGGCTATTCGCCAACTGGCCAACAACGGTTGCTCGGTGTTCTGGGTGGGCGAGGAAATGGTGCGCTTCTACGCCAGCGGGATGGGTGAGACCCGCTCCAGCGCTAACCTGATGCGCCAGGCCCAGGCCTGGGCTAACCCAGAGGCGCACCTCGAGGTAGTCAAGCGGCTCTACCGGATGCGCTTCCCCGAGCCCCTCTCGCCCGAGCTCTCCCTCGAGCAGATCCGGGGCCTCGAGGGGGTGCGGGTGCGCGACACCTACGCCCGTTGGAGCCGCGAGACCGGCGTGGAGTGGAAGGGCCGCAACTACAACCGCGGCAACTGGGCTGAAGCTGATCCGATCAACCGGGCGCTTTCGGCAGGGGCGGCTTGCTTATACGGCCTGGCCCATGCCGCTATTGTTTCCGCGGGCTACAGCCCTGCCTTAGGCTTTATCCATACTGGTAAGCAGCTCTCCTTCGTCTACGACATGGCCGACATCTACAAAGCCGAGACCCTTATACCCACTGCTTTTCGGGTGGTAGCCGAATCGGATGTGGGTGTTGAACGTCGCGTGCGTTGTACATTGCGGGATCAATTGAGGGAAGTTCGTCTTCTCGAGCGCATCGTCTCGGATCTGCATAGCCTCTTCGATGCCCTAGACGTTCCTGATCCCTACGCTGCCGATGCCGCGTCTCCGGGCGAACTGTGGGACCCCAGCGGCCCGGTTCCTGGTGGAATAGCCTATGGTAGTGATCATCCTGGAGAAGGTGCCCAAGACCCTGAGGGGTGA
- a CDS encoding glycosyltransferase family 2 protein, translating to MISILVPTRGRPALLRRALRSLQLQSYVQWEALVADDGEGEGVEAAQSLQDPRIRPFLNPGKGQVEARNAGLERAHGEVVALLDDDDWWEDEYHLHRVLRALRNGPALVYRGGWLVHEREGIELERYPFDFAATPQSLRQDNTLLASAVAYPRILHEQLGKFDPEMADYWDWDWYLRVVAAGYPLLRLPGRGVAVAQHGANASYGARLAERQANLDRLVRKHGLSGVVLKDHRSLLEPGQAPAIP from the coding sequence ATGATCAGTATCTTGGTGCCCACCCGAGGAAGGCCTGCGCTTTTGCGCCGGGCTCTGCGCTCGCTACAGCTGCAAAGCTACGTCCAGTGGGAAGCACTGGTAGCTGACGATGGAGAGGGAGAGGGGGTAGAAGCGGCCCAGTCGTTGCAAGATCCTCGCATCCGACCCTTTCTCAACCCCGGTAAGGGGCAAGTCGAAGCCAGAAACGCAGGCCTCGAGCGAGCCCACGGCGAAGTGGTCGCTTTGCTGGACGATGACGATTGGTGGGAAGACGAATACCATCTGCACCGCGTCTTGCGGGCGCTGCGCAACGGACCCGCGCTGGTATACCGGGGCGGCTGGCTGGTGCACGAGCGCGAAGGAATCGAGCTCGAGCGCTATCCCTTTGACTTCGCCGCAACCCCCCAAAGCTTGCGCCAGGACAATACCTTATTGGCTTCTGCGGTAGCCTATCCGCGCATACTGCACGAGCAGTTGGGAAAGTTTGACCCCGAGATGGCCGACTACTGGGATTGGGACTGGTATTTGCGGGTGGTTGCGGCTGGATACCCGCTGTTACGGCTACCGGGTCGGGGTGTCGCTGTTGCCCAACATGGAGCCAACGCTTCTTACGGGGCCCGTTTAGCCGAGCGCCAGGCCAACCTTGACCGCTTGGTGCGCAAACATGGGCTGAGCGGAGTGGTACTCAAGGACCACCGTAGCCTGCTCGAGCCGGGTCAGGCTCCAGCAATTCCCTAA
- a CDS encoding Ppx/GppA phosphatase family protein: protein MQRIGIVDLGSGTSRLVVFAYEPGKHFRLVDEIREPVRLGEGLGQGGRLSSAAIERAISALRLYADFAQATTLDRLEAIATSALRDAENGPEFLQRIQEIGLPVRVLSGAEEAQYGVLAVANSFAWEDAWVMDLGGGSAQISRMKGRRYASGGAYPLGAVRLSERFLRSDPPKKSEIEELESFVRKELKEILKRLKREPLPLVAMGGTVRNLAKLAQKRRHYPLDILHGYWLSREDLENPLEALLRQSVAERREAEGLQPDRADVIPAGGLVYRTVLREAGLEGLWISGQGVREGYFYQYFLPPPHLVPDVRGFSVRNLFARYPQEIAHTARVRNFCRQLFRALAPLHGYGPPEERLLDEAALLHDIGMSVGYYDHHKHGEYLVMGSALPGLTHREQALLGLLVRYHRKGEPKLGSYKPLMLPDDGKRLERLAALLRLAEYLERSRAGRVEALAITLESKRVRLGLEAAEEPWVELAEVRKQQGLFRKAFGRELEVYWKHP, encoded by the coding sequence ATGCAGCGTATTGGGATTGTGGATTTGGGCTCAGGAACCAGCCGCCTAGTAGTCTTCGCTTATGAGCCAGGTAAGCACTTTCGCCTGGTAGATGAGATTCGCGAGCCGGTAAGGCTGGGCGAGGGATTGGGGCAGGGGGGAAGGCTCTCCTCCGCTGCGATAGAGCGGGCCATCTCCGCGCTTCGCTTATATGCCGATTTCGCTCAGGCTACTACCCTGGACCGGCTCGAGGCCATCGCCACCTCCGCCCTTCGGGACGCCGAAAATGGCCCGGAGTTCCTACAGCGCATCCAGGAGATCGGCTTGCCCGTGCGCGTTCTCTCCGGCGCGGAGGAAGCCCAGTACGGGGTGCTGGCCGTGGCCAACAGCTTTGCTTGGGAAGACGCTTGGGTGATGGATTTGGGCGGGGGGAGCGCCCAGATCTCGCGCATGAAGGGCCGCCGCTACGCCTCCGGCGGGGCTTATCCGTTGGGGGCGGTACGGCTAAGCGAGCGGTTCCTCCGTTCAGACCCACCCAAAAAAAGCGAGATCGAGGAGTTGGAAAGCTTTGTTCGTAAGGAACTCAAGGAGATCCTCAAAAGGCTCAAACGCGAGCCATTGCCGCTAGTAGCGATGGGCGGTACGGTACGCAATCTCGCCAAGTTGGCCCAGAAGCGGCGGCATTACCCCCTGGATATCCTGCACGGTTATTGGCTTTCCCGAGAGGACTTGGAAAACCCACTCGAGGCCCTGCTGCGGCAGTCTGTAGCCGAGCGACGTGAGGCTGAAGGGCTGCAGCCCGACCGCGCCGACGTGATTCCCGCCGGGGGGTTGGTCTACCGCACGGTGCTGCGGGAGGCGGGCTTGGAGGGTCTGTGGATCAGCGGCCAGGGGGTGCGCGAAGGGTATTTTTACCAGTACTTTCTCCCCCCACCCCATCTGGTTCCCGACGTGCGGGGGTTTAGCGTGCGCAATCTCTTTGCCCGCTACCCACAGGAGATAGCCCATACTGCCCGGGTGCGCAACTTCTGCCGCCAACTCTTCCGGGCCTTAGCCCCCTTACATGGCTATGGCCCACCCGAAGAGCGGCTGCTCGACGAAGCAGCCTTGCTCCACGACATCGGTATGAGCGTTGGCTATTACGACCACCACAAACACGGCGAGTACCTGGTGATGGGCTCGGCCTTGCCGGGCCTTACCCACCGCGAACAGGCTTTGCTCGGCCTGTTGGTGCGTTACCACCGCAAAGGCGAACCCAAGCTAGGCAGCTACAAACCGCTGATGCTTCCGGACGATGGCAAACGTCTGGAACGCCTGGCCGCGCTATTGCGCCTGGCCGAGTACCTCGAGCGCTCCCGCGCCGGGCGGGTGGAGGCTTTAGCCATCACGCTGGAAAGTAAACGGGTACGGCTGGGGCTCGAGGCCGCCGAAGAACCTTGGGTCGAGCTAGCCGAGGTTCGCAAACAGCAGGGGCTTTTTCGCAAAGCTTTCGGGCGGGAACTCGAGGTGTACTGGAAGCACCCCTAG